A window of Campylobacter cuniculorum DSM 23162 = LMG 24588 contains these coding sequences:
- a CDS encoding alginate O-acetyltransferase AlgX-related protein: MKINHQAIAQKTKESINSIYKEIEAFGSFKYQYKQLKNFRKDLRKFYRQTFLNKIFSYKVTKISSGDNLDHHCIGYFAPLSFKRRSWGGDLRCAVEHIAYLSKALWQHKTRLIYVALPCKKTIYPELISSSFRQGATTAPQWRKMVLELLQKDVEVIDMFPHFMQNKNTNHLFDFEHFISYEGAKLTAKVIADYLKETSFFETKTNSQFELVEKLKNRSNRLYRVNFVFKDEKPYIPYNENLSNICIFGNCNLQAFHKEGAGIVANLAYQMNQEIDYIGRKLIFAATTEKFDKQAYEQCCKRDIAICISFPSGSFVRTSAKRNVSIVSVLKELLKNKSIYGKWSDINLS; this comes from the coding sequence TTGAAAATAAATCATCAAGCTATAGCACAAAAGACCAAAGAATCAATAAATTCTATATATAAAGAAATTGAAGCATTCGGTAGTTTTAAATATCAATACAAACAGCTAAAAAACTTTAGAAAAGATTTGAGAAAATTTTATCGTCAGACTTTTTTGAATAAGATTTTCTCTTATAAAGTTACTAAAATTTCAAGCGGAGACAACTTGGATCATCATTGTATAGGTTATTTTGCACCTCTTTCATTCAAAAGAAGGTCTTGGGGGGGGGATTTGCGATGTGCAGTTGAGCACATTGCTTATTTAAGCAAAGCCTTATGGCAACATAAAACCCGTTTGATTTATGTTGCTTTGCCGTGTAAAAAAACAATTTACCCAGAATTAATAAGTTCTTCTTTCAGACAAGGTGCAACGACCGCTCCACAATGGCGAAAAATGGTTTTAGAGCTTTTGCAAAAAGATGTGGAAGTGATTGATATGTTTCCTCATTTTATGCAAAATAAAAATACAAATCATCTTTTTGATTTTGAACATTTTATTTCTTATGAAGGAGCGAAATTAACGGCAAAAGTGATTGCTGATTATCTCAAAGAAACAAGCTTTTTTGAAACAAAAACAAATTCTCAATTTGAGTTGGTAGAGAAATTAAAAAATAGGTCAAATAGACTTTATAGAGTCAATTTTGTATTTAAAGACGAGAAGCCTTATATCCCTTATAACGAAAATTTATCAAATATTTGTATTTTTGGAAATTGCAATCTTCAAGCTTTTCATAAAGAAGGAGCAGGAATAGTTGCTAATCTTGCATATCAAATGAATCAAGAAATTGATTATATAGGACGCAAACTCATTTTTGCAGCAACCACAGAAAAATTTGACAAACAAGCCTATGAGCAGTGTTGCAAAAGAGATATTGCAATTTGCATTAGTTTTCCTTCGGGTTCATTTGTGCGAACCTCTGCTAAAAGAAATGTATCCATTGTATCCGTCTTAAAAGAGCTTTTGAAAAATAAAAGTATATATGGAAAATGGAGTGATATAAATTTATCATAA
- a CDS encoding prepilin-type N-terminal cleavage/methylation domain-containing protein encodes MKKAFTILELVFVIIILGILAAIALPQFGSSKDEAEISKSLNNLRTLVNDINIYALKNDALNSIKIMSNVSGVANVNPNNANIQAGFKVGDDEECVKLVFIHKADFVMMGISSNDNVKNALETIANGGDKELLDRIDFTSTSHNKSCVALSKKENFKALASKIYVLLGALP; translated from the coding sequence ATGAAAAAAGCTTTTACGATTTTAGAACTTGTATTCGTGATTATCATATTAGGCATTTTAGCAGCCATTGCCCTGCCTCAATTTGGTTCAAGCAAAGACGAAGCTGAAATCAGTAAAAGCTTAAACAATCTTAGAACCTTAGTCAATGATATTAACATTTATGCTTTGAAAAACGATGCTTTAAATTCTATAAAAATAATGAGCAATGTGAGTGGGGTTGCAAATGTTAATCCAAACAATGCTAATATACAAGCAGGTTTTAAAGTGGGCGATGATGAGGAGTGTGTTAAGCTTGTTTTTATACACAAGGCTGATTTTGTTATGATGGGAATTTCAAGCAATGATAATGTAAAAAATGCCCTTGAAACCATCGCAAATGGTGGAGATAAAGAGCTTTTGGATAGGATTGATTTTACAAGCACTTCGCACAATAAAAGCTGTGTGGCTTTGAGTAAAAAAGAAAATTTCAAAGCCTTAGCGAGTAAAATTTATGTCTTATTAGGAGCTTTACCATGA
- a CDS encoding M99 family carboxypeptidase catalytic domain-containing protein has translation MRYIVVFWIFLCSMFAFELDFSVGENGKSLDDNNTVLIFGGIQGDEPGGFHAASLLLSDYNITKGKIIVAPNLAFDSIIKRSRGTNGDLNRKFANISPKDPDFKTIQRIKELILKPEVSMVINLHDGWGFYRPTYEDALKNPNRWGNSSVIDTSEINASKYKDLENIANTTIDSVNASLTNPKHEYHLKNTKTEELKDTEMLKALTYFAISNNKAAFANESSKNLPVHLRVYYHLLAVENYLKTAGIEFTRSFELTPEGVKKVINRELEIKLFDNKILLFLNSPRNVIRYVPFPINKELNYNTSNELTVVIGDKDSFFVQYGNNFQARIYPEYFEFSDAFNEVDIELDENRTSVPFGTKVKVKKSFLIPKIQNARVNIIGFNHSKDESNILVSKKDMQKQYSLDMSGKIYRVEFYELKGADLPQLLEYDSGSKIITNAPDLDEKDIITANSKDKFLGSILVEFE, from the coding sequence ATGAGATATATAGTAGTTTTTTGGATTTTTTTATGTAGCATGTTTGCTTTTGAGCTTGATTTTAGCGTTGGTGAAAATGGTAAAAGTTTAGATGATAATAATACGGTTTTAATCTTTGGTGGAATTCAAGGTGATGAGCCCGGTGGCTTTCATGCTGCGAGTTTATTGTTGAGTGATTATAATATTACTAAAGGAAAAATCATCGTCGCACCTAATTTAGCCTTTGATAGCATCATTAAAAGAAGTCGTGGAACTAATGGGGATTTAAACCGAAAATTTGCAAACATTAGTCCTAAGGATCCTGATTTTAAAACCATACAACGTATTAAAGAATTAATTTTAAAGCCGGAAGTGAGTATGGTTATTAATTTGCACGATGGTTGGGGTTTTTATCGTCCTACTTATGAAGATGCCCTTAAAAATCCTAATCGTTGGGGAAATTCAAGTGTGATTGATACAAGTGAGATTAATGCAAGTAAATATAAAGACCTTGAAAATATAGCCAATACAACTATAGATAGTGTCAATGCCTCCTTAACCAATCCTAAGCACGAATATCATCTTAAAAACACCAAAACCGAAGAGCTTAAAGATACAGAAATGCTCAAGGCTTTAACTTATTTTGCCATTTCAAATAATAAAGCAGCCTTTGCCAATGAATCGAGTAAAAATTTGCCTGTGCATTTAAGGGTGTATTATCATCTTTTGGCAGTGGAAAATTATCTCAAAACTGCTGGAATCGAATTTACAAGAAGCTTTGAACTCACTCCCGAAGGTGTGAAAAAAGTCATCAATCGCGAACTTGAAATCAAACTTTTTGATAATAAAATTCTACTTTTTCTTAATAGCCCAAGAAATGTTATAAGATATGTGCCTTTTCCTATTAATAAAGAATTAAATTATAATACAAGCAATGAACTCACAGTGGTTATAGGAGATAAAGATTCTTTCTTTGTGCAATATGGCAATAATTTTCAAGCAAGAATTTATCCTGAATACTTTGAATTCAGCGATGCCTTTAATGAAGTGGATATAGAGCTTGATGAAAATCGCACTTCTGTGCCTTTTGGGACTAAGGTTAAGGTTAAAAAAAGCTTTCTTATCCCAAAAATTCAAAATGCGAGAGTGAATATCATAGGCTTTAATCATTCTAAAGATGAAAGCAATATTTTAGTGAGCAAAAAAGATATGCAAAAGCAGTATTCTTTAGACATGTCGGGTAAAATTTATCGTGTGGAATTTTATGAGTTAAAAGGAGCGGATTTGCCTCAACTTTTAGAATATGATAGCGGAAGTAAGATTATAACAAATGCTCCGGATTTAGACGAAAAAGATATAATAACGGCAAATTCAAAGGATAAATTTCTAGGCTCAATCCTCGTTGAATTTGAATGA
- the tsaD gene encoding tRNA (adenosine(37)-N6)-threonylcarbamoyltransferase complex transferase subunit TsaD, with the protein MKNLILGIESSCDDSSIAIIDKDNFSCVFDKKISQDESHSVFGGVVPELAARLHSTALTKILEQCKEYFPKLCAIAVTNEPGLSVSLLSGISMAKILALALNVPLIAVNHLKGHIYSLFLNEKICLDMGILLVSGGHTMVLKIDNRGFLKILAKTYDDSFGESFDKLAKMMNLGYPGGEKIENLALKAKEKKIKFSVPMKHSKELNYSFSGLKNQARLEILKYEKLDENLKSEIAYAFENAACEHILDKLEKIFKQEKFKIFGVVGGASANLNLRKRLQNLCEKNECVLKLAPLKYCADNALMIARAGVDCFERREFVRIEDEILSPKNKNFIRI; encoded by the coding sequence ATGAAAAATCTTATTTTAGGCATTGAAAGCTCTTGTGATGATAGCAGTATCGCTATCATCGATAAAGATAATTTCAGCTGTGTTTTTGACAAAAAAATTTCTCAAGATGAATCACACTCTGTTTTTGGTGGAGTCGTGCCTGAACTTGCTGCCAGACTTCATAGTACAGCTTTAACAAAGATTTTAGAACAATGCAAAGAGTATTTTCCTAAACTTTGTGCTATAGCTGTAACAAATGAACCCGGTTTGAGTGTGAGTTTATTGAGTGGAATTTCTATGGCAAAAATTTTAGCCTTAGCTTTGAATGTGCCTCTTATAGCTGTCAATCATCTTAAGGGACATATTTATTCTCTTTTTTTGAATGAAAAAATTTGCCTTGATATGGGAATTTTGCTTGTTAGTGGTGGGCATACTATGGTTTTAAAGATTGACAATAGGGGTTTTTTAAAAATTCTAGCAAAAACTTATGATGATAGTTTTGGCGAGAGCTTTGACAAACTTGCAAAAATGATGAATTTAGGCTATCCGGGTGGAGAAAAAATCGAAAATTTAGCCTTGAAAGCCAAAGAAAAAAAAATCAAATTTTCTGTTCCTATGAAGCATTCTAAAGAACTCAATTACAGCTTTTCAGGGCTTAAAAATCAAGCAAGACTTGAAATTTTAAAATATGAAAAATTAGATGAGAATTTAAAAAGTGAAATTGCCTATGCCTTTGAAAATGCGGCTTGTGAGCATATTTTAGATAAACTTGAAAAAATTTTCAAACAAGAAAAATTTAAAATTTTTGGTGTGGTTGGAGGAGCAAGTGCGAATCTTAATTTACGCAAAAGACTTCAAAATTTATGCGAAAAGAATGAATGCGTGTTAAAACTTGCCCCGTTAAAATACTGTGCGGATAATGCTTTGATGATTGCAAGAGCGGGGGTGGATTGTTTTGAAAGAAGGGAATTTGTCCGCATAGAAGATGAAATTCTAAGCCCTAAAAATAAAAATTTCATAAGGATTTAA
- a CDS encoding NFACT RNA binding domain-containing protein encodes MKYKELLQIKDFFSVFKKVDFIKRIDDNVLEISLDKQKFIFDLNRNQSAIYTANLQSKEYNAPFDFMLKKYFSNAFLKKVVVLENNRVLRFFVTALRAYKSFESVIDFEFTGKNTNVILTDSKGVIIEALRHMDKNYRIIKPHQNLTALKPYKMDEEFKEILDFQSYFEKKFKELYEKKLQDCKKTKLSQMHKRIQKLQILLSHLEDEKNLLIDATNLSQKADLLFANLSHLRDYQREFKLKDFQGEEIEFKLILSPKQSANDFYKQAKKLKQKAKNMHIQRQNLEDKLEFYRHLEKLLKQSESIFELEILLPKKDKNSYKKDDENHLGIENFYFKDFKISIGKNQKGNENLLKKAKKNDIWLHIKELPSAHTLICSNKQKISEEVIQFAAKLCVNFSNLKQGAYLVDYTTRNFVKVKQKAFVEYTNFKSVKILKD; translated from the coding sequence ATGAAATATAAAGAACTTTTGCAGATTAAAGATTTTTTCAGCGTTTTTAAAAAGGTTGATTTTATCAAACGCATCGATGATAATGTTTTAGAAATAAGTCTTGATAAACAAAAATTTATTTTTGATTTAAACCGCAATCAAAGTGCTATTTATACTGCAAATCTTCAAAGTAAAGAATACAACGCTCCTTTTGATTTTATGCTTAAAAAATACTTTAGCAATGCTTTTTTAAAAAAAGTTGTGGTGCTAGAAAACAACCGCGTTTTGCGTTTTTTTGTAACAGCTCTAAGGGCTTATAAGAGTTTTGAAAGTGTTATTGATTTTGAATTTACGGGAAAAAATACTAATGTCATCCTTACAGATTCTAAGGGTGTCATCATCGAGGCTTTAAGGCATATGGATAAAAATTATAGAATCATAAAACCCCATCAAAATTTAACAGCTTTAAAACCCTATAAAATGGACGAAGAATTTAAAGAAATTTTAGATTTTCAATCTTATTTTGAGAAAAAATTTAAAGAATTGTATGAAAAAAAACTTCAAGATTGTAAAAAAACAAAACTCTCTCAAATGCATAAAAGAATTCAAAAGCTTCAAATTCTTTTATCGCATTTAGAAGATGAAAAAAATCTGCTTATCGATGCTACAAATTTAAGTCAAAAAGCAGACCTTTTGTTTGCAAATTTAAGTCATTTAAGAGATTATCAAAGAGAATTTAAACTCAAAGATTTTCAAGGCGAAGAAATAGAATTTAAACTCATTTTAAGTCCAAAACAGAGTGCAAATGATTTTTACAAACAGGCTAAAAAACTCAAACAAAAAGCCAAAAATATGCATATTCAAAGGCAAAATTTAGAGGATAAATTAGAATTTTATAGGCATTTAGAGAAGCTTTTAAAGCAGAGTGAAAGTATTTTTGAGCTTGAAATTTTACTCCCTAAAAAAGATAAAAATTCATATAAAAAAGATGATGAAAATCATTTAGGCATAGAAAATTTTTATTTTAAGGATTTTAAAATCAGTATAGGAAAAAATCAAAAAGGCAATGAAAATTTACTCAAAAAGGCTAAAAAAAACGATATTTGGTTGCATATTAAAGAACTTCCAAGTGCTCACACTCTTATTTGCTCAAATAAACAAAAAATCAGCGAAGAAGTGATACAATTTGCTGCAAAACTTTGTGTGAATTTTTCAAATTTAAAGCAAGGTGCTTATTTGGTCGATTATACGACTAGAAATTTTGTAAAGGTGAAACAAAAGGCGTTTGTAGAATATACAAATTTTAAAAGTGTTAAAATTTTAAAGGATTAA
- the dxr gene encoding 1-deoxy-D-xylulose-5-phosphate reductoisomerase gives MIVFGSTGSIGVNALALAATKNMKISALACGENIKLLNEQIERFKPEFVCIKNHKDKSLVKHKRVFVGQEGLEKILKECEDELFLNAIVGFAGLRSSLKAKECHKNIALANKESLVVAGEFLKGAKIIPIDSEHSALKFLLQKHKNVKKLYITASGGAFWKSKIKDLQKVSAKDALKHPTWEMGAKITIDSATMANKLFEIIEAYHLYGFKDIDALIEPKSIIHALCEFKNGSSTAYFSYADMKLAISQAIFKKHNTKILEYIDFVKLSGLKFYRVNERKYPIFKLKNELLNYPSLGVLINAANEVLVYKFLKGKCGFLDISKGIFKVLNHFGIPKLDNILAVFEYDTKVREYLR, from the coding sequence ATGATAGTTTTTGGAAGCACAGGAAGCATAGGGGTCAATGCTTTAGCCCTTGCTGCCACTAAAAATATGAAAATTTCAGCCCTTGCTTGCGGTGAAAACATCAAGCTTTTAAACGAGCAAATCGAACGCTTTAAGCCCGAATTTGTTTGCATTAAAAATCATAAAGACAAATCTTTAGTCAAACATAAAAGAGTCTTTGTGGGACAAGAGGGATTAGAAAAAATTTTAAAAGAATGTGAAGATGAGCTTTTTCTTAATGCCATCGTTGGTTTTGCAGGACTTAGAAGTTCTTTAAAGGCTAAAGAATGCCATAAAAACATAGCCTTAGCTAATAAAGAAAGCCTTGTTGTCGCGGGAGAATTTTTAAAAGGAGCTAAAATCATTCCTATAGATAGCGAACACTCGGCTTTGAAATTCTTGCTTCAAAAGCATAAAAATGTTAAAAAGCTTTACATCACAGCAAGTGGCGGGGCTTTTTGGAAAAGCAAGATTAAAGATTTGCAAAAGGTCAGTGCTAAAGATGCTTTAAAGCACCCTACTTGGGAAATGGGGGCTAAGATTACAATCGATAGTGCAACTATGGCAAATAAGCTTTTTGAGATTATAGAGGCTTATCATCTTTACGGCTTTAAAGACATTGACGCATTAATCGAACCAAAATCAATCATTCACGCTTTATGCGAATTTAAAAATGGTTCCAGCACAGCGTATTTTTCCTATGCTGATATGAAATTAGCCATTTCTCAAGCTATTTTTAAAAAACACAATACAAAAATTCTTGAATATATAGACTTTGTTAAACTTTCTGGTTTAAAATTCTATAGAGTTAATGAGAGAAAGTATCCTATTTTTAAACTCAAAAATGAGCTTTTAAATTATCCTAGTTTGGGTGTTTTAATCAATGCAGCCAATGAGGTTTTAGTCTATAAATTTTTAAAAGGAAAATGCGGATTTTTGGATATTTCTAAAGGAATTTTTAAGGTGCTTAACCATTTTGGAATACCAAAACTTGATAATATTTTAGCGGTATTTGAGTATGATACCAAAGTTAGAGAGTATTTAAGATGA
- the flgB gene encoding flagellar basal body rod protein FlgB: MLINPFKSKELVVGALAGRNLRSQMISSNLANVDTPFYKARDIEFETALVNRADEIFKTKNKKELELAITNEEHQKPWKFPDPNKSTIYLRDGHLARNDANTVDLDVETSEMSKNAMMITALDGVLRRQGNIFTSIIDASSKLS; the protein is encoded by the coding sequence ATGCTAATCAATCCATTTAAATCAAAAGAACTCGTTGTTGGTGCTTTAGCGGGTAGAAATTTGAGGAGTCAAATGATTAGCTCAAATCTTGCAAATGTTGATACTCCTTTTTATAAAGCAAGAGATATAGAATTTGAAACAGCACTCGTAAATCGTGCAGATGAAATTTTCAAAACAAAAAATAAAAAAGAACTAGAGCTCGCTATAACAAATGAAGAGCATCAAAAACCTTGGAAATTCCCAGACCCAAATAAATCAACAATTTATCTAAGAGATGGGCATCTAGCAAGAAATGATGCAAACACTGTTGATTTAGATGTTGAAACTTCAGAAATGAGTAAGAATGCTATGATGATTACGGCTCTTGATGGAGTTTTAAGAAGACAAGGAAATATTTTTACTTCTATAATTGATGCAAGCTCTAAATTAAGTTAA
- the fliE gene encoding flagellar hook-basal body complex protein FliE, translating into MNNINDLKQLNNVAHTSTTQNKSENSSIGEEFSKLLKNSIEDLNKAQVEGEAAMTDIATGEVKDLHQAAIAITKAESSMRFMLEVRNKAINAYKEITRTQI; encoded by the coding sequence ATGAATAATATTAACGATTTAAAACAGCTTAATAATGTAGCTCATACAAGCACCACTCAAAATAAAAGTGAAAATTCTAGTATAGGCGAGGAATTCTCAAAACTTCTTAAGAATTCCATAGAGGATCTTAATAAAGCTCAAGTTGAAGGTGAAGCCGCGATGACAGATATAGCTACAGGAGAGGTTAAGGATTTGCATCAAGCAGCCATTGCAATCACTAAGGCTGAAAGCAGTATGAGATTTATGCTTGAAGTGCGAAATAAAGCGATCAATGCTTATAAAGAAATCACAAGAACACAAATTTAA
- the flgC gene encoding flagellar basal body rod protein FlgC: MAYLSDFDISGYGLSAQRFRMNVISSNIANANTTRTAEGGPYRRREVIFKAKDFDQLANNFKTKDFDKLLNEQINKDNNFLEYENPLNDPSSPRYAKPAIMGVVVDKVVRDDKEFRMKYEPSHPDANAEGYVAYPNINPVIEMADLIEATRAYQANVSAFTSTKAIAQSAIELLRG; the protein is encoded by the coding sequence ATGGCATACTTAAGCGATTTTGATATTAGCGGATATGGATTAAGTGCTCAACGTTTTAGAATGAATGTCATAAGTTCAAACATAGCTAATGCTAATACAACAAGGACAGCCGAAGGCGGACCTTATAGAAGAAGAGAAGTGATTTTTAAAGCGAAAGATTTTGACCAGCTCGCAAATAATTTCAAAACAAAAGATTTTGATAAACTTTTGAATGAGCAAATCAATAAGGACAATAATTTCTTAGAATATGAAAATCCACTCAACGATCCTTCTTCTCCTAGATACGCTAAGCCGGCTATTATGGGCGTAGTTGTGGATAAAGTGGTTCGCGATGATAAAGAATTTCGTATGAAATATGAACCCTCACACCCCGATGCAAATGCAGAAGGTTATGTGGCATATCCTAATATAAATCCGGTCATTGAAATGGCTGATTTAATTGAAGCAACAAGGGCTTATCAAGCAAATGTAAGTGCTTTTACAAGCACGAAGGCTATTGCTCAAAGTGCGATTGAATTATTAAGAGGATAA
- a CDS encoding DUF2920 family protein yields MIVNQTYEIDSCDDVELELKRESKLEFRLCFDDEKVIEALFFIIPGLGGDADSNYREHLASFVAENFNVAVVSVNYHCIGNRPQTGAKAYFDEIDRLILEESCKTLGIKLPFDVSNIRIQFPKTSSAFNLKEFSKEFHFINEVLEAKIKKKELFENFELKTHLTFEPTKNEYQNFGIMQAQDLINALLYIKANPPFSLGGGDLRVIMLGSSHGGYLAHLTAKIAPYLVDAVIDNSSYAKILWRLVGFGKEIDFIKYAECSIGISPHIIAFFSSKTLWTSNQHSKNFFSPTRRQIRNILEPHHLKIQSKYPKPYYVSYHSLYDTIIAPPQEKAELYKILKDLNFNARLRMICSADEIDGKFIKNLSHGMGMSLKTLILKELPLMLENLKQNPKQQWDNTSISYPCEDTIYHFSQKEAKIVLECEELKS; encoded by the coding sequence ATGATTGTCAATCAAACTTATGAGATTGATTCTTGTGATGATGTTGAACTTGAACTCAAAAGAGAATCTAAACTTGAATTCAGACTTTGTTTTGATGATGAAAAAGTTATAGAAGCTTTGTTTTTCATCATACCCGGACTTGGAGGGGACGCAGATTCAAATTATAGAGAACATCTAGCTTCTTTTGTGGCTGAAAATTTCAATGTGGCTGTGGTGAGTGTGAATTATCATTGTATAGGCAATCGCCCTCAAACAGGAGCAAAGGCTTATTTTGATGAGATTGACAGACTCATTTTAGAAGAATCGTGTAAAACACTGGGTATAAAACTTCCTTTTGATGTTTCAAACATTCGCATTCAATTTCCAAAAACTTCATCAGCTTTTAATCTCAAAGAATTCTCAAAAGAATTTCATTTCATCAATGAAGTCTTAGAAGCAAAAATAAAGAAAAAAGAGCTCTTTGAAAATTTTGAATTAAAGACTCATCTTACTTTTGAGCCCACCAAAAACGAATATCAAAATTTTGGCATTATGCAAGCACAGGATTTAATCAATGCTCTGCTTTATATCAAAGCTAATCCACCCTTTAGTCTAGGGGGGGGGGATTTGCGTGTGATTATGCTAGGAAGCTCACACGGAGGATATTTAGCTCATTTAACTGCTAAGATTGCACCCTATCTCGTTGATGCTGTGATTGATAATTCTTCTTATGCGAAAATTCTTTGGAGACTTGTAGGTTTTGGAAAGGAGATTGATTTTATAAAATATGCTGAATGTTCTATAGGAATTTCTCCACACATCATCGCTTTCTTTTCATCTAAAACCCTTTGGACAAGCAATCAACATTCTAAGAATTTCTTTTCTCCTACAAGAAGGCAAATCAGAAATATTTTAGAACCTCATCATCTTAAAATTCAAAGCAAATATCCTAAGCCCTATTATGTCAGCTATCATTCTTTATATGATACAATCATAGCACCACCACAAGAAAAAGCTGAACTCTATAAAATCTTAAAAGATTTAAATTTCAATGCAAGATTAAGAATGATTTGTTCTGCTGATGAAATTGATGGGAAATTTATAAAAAATTTAAGTCATGGAATGGGAATGAGTCTAAAGACTTTGATTTTAAAAGAATTGCCCTTAATGCTTGAAAATTTAAAACAAAATCCTAAACAACAATGGGACAATACAAGCATTAGCTATCCTTGTGAAGATACAATCTATCATTTTAGTCAAAAAGAAGCTAAGATAGTTTTAGAATGCGAGGAGTTAAAATCGTAA
- a CDS encoding phosphatidate cytidylyltransferase, translating into MFNATRIFWGLGIVLAVILMALIDKFFINFIVFAALFYVAFEEAKKLFKLENESIIPLVLAFLIGTFSKEALLCGILALLLMLGFLVYKKAQNLNPALLYLYPSLPLFALWQLYLDNGMFAVFWLIIIVAACDSGAYFIGKFMGKTPFSQTSPNKTLEGVIGGVILAVILGSIVGLFVYDFWLCFFCSFAVAIFAVIGDLLESYFKRQAGVKDSGNLIPGHGGILDRIDALLIATFAMVTFL; encoded by the coding sequence ATGTTTAACGCAACGAGAATTTTTTGGGGTTTGGGCATAGTTTTAGCGGTCATTCTTATGGCTTTAATTGATAAATTTTTTATCAATTTTATCGTTTTTGCAGCTTTATTTTATGTCGCTTTTGAAGAGGCTAAAAAGCTTTTTAAGCTCGAAAATGAGTCCATTATCCCTCTAGTCCTTGCTTTTTTAATAGGAACTTTTAGCAAAGAAGCCTTGCTTTGCGGAATTTTAGCCTTGCTTTTAATGTTGGGCTTTTTAGTGTATAAAAAAGCTCAAAATTTAAATCCTGCTTTGCTTTATTTGTATCCTAGTTTGCCTTTATTTGCACTTTGGCAATTGTATTTAGACAACGGAATGTTTGCGGTGTTTTGGCTCATCATCATCGTTGCAGCTTGTGATAGCGGAGCCTATTTTATCGGAAAATTTATGGGCAAAACTCCTTTTTCTCAAACAAGTCCAAATAAAACTTTAGAAGGCGTTATAGGCGGAGTGATTTTAGCTGTTATTTTAGGAAGCATTGTGGGGCTTTTTGTGTATGATTTTTGGTTATGTTTCTTTTGCTCTTTTGCGGTTGCGATTTTTGCAGTGATTGGGGATTTGCTTGAGAGTTATTTTAAAAGACAAGCTGGGGTTAAAGACAGCGGCAATCTCATACCCGGACACGGCGGAATCTTAGATAGAATCGATGCACTACTCATCGCTACTTTTGCAATGGTTACATTTTTATGA